GTATCATGGGGCAGGTCCAATATTTTATTCAAAAAATAACTCCGTTGTTCACGAAAATATTTCTGTAGTTGGATTTTCTGGTTCTGGTTGCAAAGTAATTAGTGATGCTGATGGTCATCATAGCTTCAAAGCAATTGGAATGTGCCGTTATAATGCGAATGGTGATATTAAAAGGACTACACTCATTGAGGATGCAAACTTAGCAGTCGCGAGTCATTTGTATGTCAAAGATGCTAGTGCATTCAATATCGGCGATTTTGTCTGGGTAGGTGATGGAAAATTTAAAATTGAAATGATAGACAAGAATAAGATAACCTTAGAAAGAGGAGGGTTACCAAACTTCATAAGTCCGAAAGTTTATAACGGTGGTCGAGATAACTGTCTTGCTGGTCAATTCGTAACCCTTGATGCTGACGATAAGAATGGTATTCGTATCGGAACTGGTGTTGAATCTTGGAGCATTGATACATCAGGGGCCACAATAGAATGCATAAATAATGCATGGTTTGGTTTATTTAATTATTCAAAAAGCTATGCTGGCACGCAGATTATAGAAAATATAAAATCAGCCTTCAATGGATATTGCGGAATTGGCCTTGGATACCTGAATTCAGGCCGTGTTATGAATTGTCACTCTGAAGGAAATGG
The window above is part of the Pantoea cypripedii genome. Proteins encoded here:
- a CDS encoding right-handed parallel beta-helix repeat-containing protein; translated protein: MSQEAINEMQGGMIDGSGSTIFVSKLLLLRCGSYKNIIFKPAEGYHGAGPIFYSKNNSVVHENISVVGFSGSGCKVISDADGHHSFKAIGMCRYNANGDIKRTTLIEDANLAVASHLYVKDASAFNIGDFVWVGDGKFKIEMIDKNKITLERGGLPNFISPKVYNGGRDNCLAGQFVTLDADDKNGIRIGTGVESWSIDTSGATIECINNAWFGLFNYSKSYAGTQIIENIKSAFNGYCGIGLGYLNSGRVMNCHSEGNGNNGIDIFEGKPEVTISDNVSIGNGVDGIFIGGNGVTSKVLDNIVSDNRRIGILINSRINSISNVIVSGNEITSSGMNAITLTGVGSGLIKNNTIRGSRLRAAIFLEEKKGLVIEGVINIDNNKISETKKGDVSSNYRGYAKRNNSAQVRLENNHTPDPLEVTGII